The Rhizobium leguminosarum genome includes a region encoding these proteins:
- a CDS encoding flagellar hook-basal body complex protein FliE, whose product MISSVQNVSNLSMTRALGAVDTENSASSSAATMPGAAGAANGMSFASVMGNMASDAVSSLKGAESMSFAGIKGTATTREVVDSMLQAEQTLQTAIAIRDKVVSAFLEVTKMQM is encoded by the coding sequence ATGATCAGCAGCGTCCAGAATGTCAGCAACCTTTCGATGACCCGTGCGCTCGGCGCCGTCGATACCGAAAATTCCGCCTCGTCGTCTGCCGCCACCATGCCGGGCGCCGCCGGTGCGGCCAATGGCATGAGCTTCGCCTCTGTCATGGGCAACATGGCGAGCGACGCGGTCAGCAGCCTGAAGGGTGCGGAAAGCATGTCCTTTGCCGGTATCAAGGGCACGGCGACGACGCGCGAAGTCGTCGATTCCATGCTCCAGGCCGAGCAAACGCTGCAGACCGCGATTGCCATCCGCGACAAGGTCGTCTCGGCCTTTCTCGAAGTCACCAAGATGCAGATGTAA